The genome window CCGGATAGTGTCCAAGGAACGGCTGGCGCACAAGCAGACGCTGTTCGAGGTCGAGGCCCCGGAAATTGCGGCAAAAGCTCAGCCAGGGCAGTTCCTGATCGTCATCCCGACCGAGGGAGGCGAGAGGGTGCCCCTCACCATCTGTGATTATGAGGCGGACAAGGGGACGGTGTCCTTCGCCTTCCATGAGGTGGGCAAGACCACCAAGGAGCTGGGGACGTTCGAGAAGGGCGACCGCCTCTTCAACGTCACCGGACCGCTGGGCAATCCATCCCAGATCGGAAAATATGGGCGCGTGCTGTGCGTGGGCGGAGGCATAATGATCGCTCCGGTCCTGCTGCAGGCCAAGGCCATGAAGGCGGCCGGGAACCACGTGACGACCGTGCTGGGCTCCCGCAGCGAGGAGTTCCTGTTCATGAGGGAGAAGGCCGCGTCATTAAGCGACGAGGTCCACCTGGCCACGGACGATGGCTCGGTGGGCGAGAAGGGATTGGAGTTCCTGACGGACCTGCTGAAGAAGGAGAGGTTCGACCGCTGCGTGGTCATGGGACCGGTCGTAATGATGAAGATGGTGAGCGAGATCACCAGACCGTTCAATCTACCGACCATAGTGTCCTTGACCCCCATCATGATAGACGGCATGGGCATGTGCGGCGTCTGCCGGGTGACGGTGGGCGGGAACATGCTGTTCGGCTGCGTGGACGGCCCGGAGTTCGACGGACACCTGACGAACTTCGACGAGCTCATCAAACGCCAGCGCACCATGCTCCCGGAGGAGCGATTGAGCTCCATCCTCTGGGAAAACAAAGGGAGGTGCAAGTGTGGAAGGAACTGAGGAGAAGACCGCATCCAACCCCATGAACGTGGACGTGGAGATGCCCAGGCAGAGGCCCAAGGAACGGGTCAAGAACTTCAAGGAGGTCGCTCTGGGCTACACGGAAGAGATGGCGATCCAGGAGGCCCGGCGGTGCATGCAGTGCAAGAACCCCCCGTGCATAAAGGGCTGTCCGGTGGACGTACCGATCCCCAGTTTCATAGACTGCATCTTACAGGGCAAGTATGCCGAGGGCATAGCTGTCATCAAGACCAAGAACTCACTGCCGGCCGTTTGCGGGCGAGTATGCCCCCAGGAAGGGCAGTGTCAGATGAACTGCGTCCGGGGCAAGAAGGGCGACCCGGTCAACATCGGCCGATTGGAGCGGTTCCTGGCGGATTGGGAGCGGGAACATGGGGCCCAGATACCGGAGAGAACCCCTTCCACCGGCAAGAAGATAGCGGTGATCGGCGGAGGTCCAGCGGGATTGACGGCCGCTGCCGACCTGGTGAAAATGGGTCATGCGGTGACCCTGTTCGAAGCGCTGCACGTGGCCGGAGGCGTTCTCAGCTACGGCATACCGGAGTTCCGTTTGCCCAAGGACATCGTGCAGAAGGAGATCGAGTACGTCCAGAAGCTGGGCGTGGACCTTCGGCTGGGCAATCTCATCGGCCGGATCCACACCATACCCGAGCTTATGGAACAGGGCTACCATGCCATCTTCATCAGCAGCGGGGCAGGGCTGCCGCAGTGGACCGGCTGCCCGGGCGAGAACCTGGGCGGCATCTACTCGGCCAACGAGTTCCTGATACGGGTCAATTTAATGAAAGCGTACAATTTCCCGGAGCAGGACACGCCCATCCGCATAGGCAAGCACGTCGTGGTCATCGGCGGAGGGAACGTGGCCATGGACTGCGCCCGCATCTCGATGAGGTTGGGGGCCAAGGTCTGCTTGAACTACCGGCGCTCCCGGACGGAGCTGCCGGCCAGGCGCGAGGAGATCGAGAACGCCGAGGAGGAGGGGCTGATGTGCAACTTCCTCAACGCCCCCGCCGAGTTCTATGGTGACGAGAAGGGCTGGGTCAGGTCCATGAGGTGCACCTGCATGGAGCTGACCGAATCGGATGAAAAAGGACGACAGGGGGTCAAGCCCATCGCCTGTTCCGATTTCGAGGTGGATGCCGACACCATCATCGTGGCCATCGGACAGACGCCCAATCCCATCATCCAGCGCACCACCGCCGGGTTGAAGACCGATCCCCGGAACGGGACCATCATCGTCGACGAGGACGGACGGACCAACCTGGACGGAGTGTTCGCCGGCGGAGACGTGGCCACCGGGGCGGCCACGGTCATCAGCGCCATGGGGGCCGGAAAACGTGCCGCTAAGGCCATGCACGAGTATCTCATGAACGAAGGACCGAGGGGGGAGCGACCATCGACCGGAAACTGAGGATCGCTTTCTACTGGGCCGCCAGCTGCGGCGGCTGCGAGATCGCCGTTCTGGACGTGAACGAGAAGATACTCGATCTTGTGGAGCACGCGGACATCGTCTTCTGGCCGGTGGCCATGGACATCAAGTATGACGACGTCGAGGCGATGCCTGACGGCCACATCGACGTCACCTTCTTCAACGGCTCGATCCGCAACAGCGAACAGGAGCATATGGCCAAGCTCCTCCGCGCCAAATCCCGGACCCTGATCGCCTTCGGTTCATGCGCCAACGAGGGTTCCATACCCGGGCTGGCGAACCTGAGTGACGCTGACAGCATACTGAAGCTCGTCTACCAGGACCTGGGAGAGGGAACGAAGGACAAGGTCATTCCCAGACCGGAATCGAAGGTGAAGGAAGGGGTACTGAGCATACCGACCTTCTATGACACCGTCAGAACGTTGGCTCAGACCGTGGAGGTAGATTATTACCTACCTGGCTGCCCGCCGCCGGTCTCCCTGATAAACAAAGCATTGGAAGCTATCGTGAAGGGCGAGCTGCCCCCCAAAGGTTCCGTCCTGGCGCCATTGCCGGCGGTGTGCGATGAATGCCCGCGCAAGCGGGAGAACAAGAAGATCACCACCATCCACCGCGTGCACGAGGTGGTCCCGGACCCGGAGCGCTGCCTGATGGAGCAGGGGATCATCTGCATGGGGATGGCCACCCGCAGCGGATGCGGAGCGCAATGCCTCAAGGTGAACATGCCCTGCACCGGCTGCGGCGGGGCTACACCCAACCAATCGGACATGGGCACGGGAATGATCACGGCCCTGGCCTCCATATTGAACCTGGACAAGGAACCGGGGTCCTACACCGAAGAGGAAGTGGTGGACCTCATATCGCAGATCAAGGACCCGGTGGGCATCTTCTACATGTACAGCCTGCCGTCGTCCATCCTGCAAAGAAAGGTGATGAAGAAATGAAGGAGATCAAGATCGACCCTATCACCAGACTGGAAGGGCACGGCAGCGTGTCCATCTTCCTCAATGACCAAGGCGAGGTGGAGAACGCCTACCTCAAGGTCCCTGAGCTGAGAGGCTTCGAGGCCTTCTGCGTCGGACGCCCGGCCGAACTTATGCCCATCCTCACCACCCGTATCTGCGGGGTATGCCCGGTGGCCCATCATTACGCTTCGGTGAAGGCCTTGGACGCGGCCTTCCAGGTCGAACCCCCTTCAGCGGCGAAGAAGCTGCGGGAGCTGCAGTACATGGGCTATATCTCCTATGACCACACCCTGCACTTCTATTATCTGGGGGGACCGGACTTCATCGTGGGTCCGGACGCCCCGCCGGAGAAGCGGAACATCCTGGGCGTCATCGAGAAAGCGGGTCTGGACGTGGCGAAGGAGGTTATCAAGCACCGCGCCTACGGGCAAAAGATAACCGAGATCATCGGGGGCAAGGCCACCCATCCGGTCAGCGGATTGCCGGGCGGAGTGAG of Methanomassiliicoccales archaeon contains these proteins:
- a CDS encoding sulfide/dihydroorotate dehydrogenase-like FAD/NAD-binding protein, whose translation is MYRIVSKERLAHKQTLFEVEAPEIAAKAQPGQFLIVIPTEGGERVPLTICDYEADKGTVSFAFHEVGKTTKELGTFEKGDRLFNVTGPLGNPSQIGKYGRVLCVGGGIMIAPVLLQAKAMKAAGNHVTTVLGSRSEEFLFMREKAASLSDEVHLATDDGSVGEKGLEFLTDLLKKERFDRCVVMGPVVMMKMVSEITRPFNLPTIVSLTPIMIDGMGMCGVCRVTVGGNMLFGCVDGPEFDGHLTNFDELIKRQRTMLPEERLSSILWENKGRCKCGRN
- the gltA gene encoding NADPH-dependent glutamate synthase; this translates as MEGTEEKTASNPMNVDVEMPRQRPKERVKNFKEVALGYTEEMAIQEARRCMQCKNPPCIKGCPVDVPIPSFIDCILQGKYAEGIAVIKTKNSLPAVCGRVCPQEGQCQMNCVRGKKGDPVNIGRLERFLADWEREHGAQIPERTPSTGKKIAVIGGGPAGLTAAADLVKMGHAVTLFEALHVAGGVLSYGIPEFRLPKDIVQKEIEYVQKLGVDLRLGNLIGRIHTIPELMEQGYHAIFISSGAGLPQWTGCPGENLGGIYSANEFLIRVNLMKAYNFPEQDTPIRIGKHVVVIGGGNVAMDCARISMRLGAKVCLNYRRSRTELPARREEIENAEEEGLMCNFLNAPAEFYGDEKGWVRSMRCTCMELTESDEKGRQGVKPIACSDFEVDADTIIVAIGQTPNPIIQRTTAGLKTDPRNGTIIVDEDGRTNLDGVFAGGDVATGAATVISAMGAGKRAAKAMHEYLMNEGPRGERPSTGN
- a CDS encoding oxidoreductase, giving the protein MAFYWAASCGGCEIAVLDVNEKILDLVEHADIVFWPVAMDIKYDDVEAMPDGHIDVTFFNGSIRNSEQEHMAKLLRAKSRTLIAFGSCANEGSIPGLANLSDADSILKLVYQDLGEGTKDKVIPRPESKVKEGVLSIPTFYDTVRTLAQTVEVDYYLPGCPPPVSLINKALEAIVKGELPPKGSVLAPLPAVCDECPRKRENKKITTIHRVHEVVPDPERCLMEQGIICMGMATRSGCGAQCLKVNMPCTGCGGATPNQSDMGTGMITALASILNLDKEPGSYTEEEVVDLISQIKDPVGIFYMYSLPSSILQRKVMKK